A DNA window from Candidatus Acidulodesulfobacterium acidiphilum contains the following coding sequences:
- a CDS encoding GGDEF domain-containing protein, whose amino-acid sequence MEENKNCEDIGYKLIEELMEFASQKKTKEEIMHFVNIAFEYSFGAAAIMFLHKKYDSGESVKISRGYSNFFIKKINENPPYKIIENLSRLKRGLFIDFKKEKEKYDEYKVLFEHENVSELYAYELKTPYSDSYFVITYSIKGFKNCCFDKAKVFDTFFAILAYILNSERSIQVMRDCSQVDYVSGLNNFKYFHEKLFQEMQKAVKDGSKLSVGLISINQLNKLNSVSGHAAGDKNISIIANIIKKNMRAFDTASRYGNKFIILFPNIGKEEVNTIIQKVFDETEDSFKKDGQEILSLNAGVSEFPGDGSNERTILDIAEGRRIDAKREKRWAVI is encoded by the coding sequence ATGGAAGAGAATAAAAATTGTGAAGATATAGGATATAAATTAATAGAAGAACTTATGGAATTTGCTTCGCAAAAAAAAACGAAAGAAGAGATTATGCATTTCGTAAATATTGCATTCGAATATTCTTTTGGCGCAGCCGCCATTATGTTTTTGCACAAAAAATACGATTCCGGCGAAAGCGTTAAAATATCGAGAGGCTATTCCAATTTTTTTATTAAAAAAATTAACGAGAATCCACCTTATAAAATTATCGAAAACTTAAGCCGTTTGAAAAGAGGACTTTTTATAGATTTCAAAAAAGAAAAGGAAAAATACGATGAATACAAAGTCTTATTTGAGCATGAAAACGTTTCGGAACTTTATGCTTATGAACTTAAGACGCCATATTCGGACTCATATTTTGTTATAACATATTCCATTAAAGGTTTTAAAAATTGTTGTTTTGATAAAGCTAAAGTTTTTGATACCTTTTTTGCCATTCTGGCATATATTTTAAACTCGGAGAGGTCTATCCAAGTAATGAGGGATTGTTCCCAGGTAGATTACGTGTCGGGACTGAATAATTTTAAGTATTTTCATGAAAAACTGTTTCAGGAAATGCAAAAAGCGGTAAAGGACGGCAGTAAGTTATCCGTTGGATTAATTTCCATAAATCAGCTAAACAAGTTAAATTCCGTCAGCGGGCATGCGGCGGGCGATAAAAATATTTCTATTATAGCAAATATAATCAAAAAAAATATGAGAGCATTCGATACTGCATCAAGGTATGGCAATAAATTTATAATATTATTTCCAAATATCGGAAAAGAAGAGGTTAATACGATAATTCAAAAAGTATTCGACGAAACCGAAGATTCTTTTAAAAAAGACGGTCAGGAAATTTTATCGTTGAATGCCGGCGTTTCAGAATTTCCCGGGGACGGCAGTAACGAAAGAACTATTCTCGATATTGCCGAAGGTCGTCGAATAGATGCAAAAAGAGAAAAAAGATGGGCTGTTATATAA
- a CDS encoding sigma-54-dependent Fis family transcriptional regulator, whose protein sequence is MDNHSVSILIVDDDINYRKILSDFLKNEGYDVDSANSAEEAIDRLEKDFFNIIISDLKLPGKTGIELLKTVKSRSEDIEIIILTAFGSVDSAVSALKIGACDYLVKPLSLEELSITLKKLVEKLQLKNYASYFKREIFKKFFIGKSKAAAKVIDDITVAAKSNLNVLISGESGTGKELSANLLHRLSSRRDKPFIIVDSCNLSENLFESELFGHERGSFTGADVLKKGLLEYADKGTLFIDEIGEVSGIIQAKLLRIIDTKSFRRVGSSKNIFIDSRIITATNKNLKKMVEEGKFRGDLFYRISGFTIELPPLRERKEDIPYLAHYFMTKENKVQYSKPISQSALNKLMDYAWPGNVRELKNVIERSIVLSEGKEEITDDAIQIEIAGNKNLNCGDEFAMFVKKIPIKEIEEKYISYLLSKGHTRAEIADIIGESERSVYRKLAGIKI, encoded by the coding sequence ATGGACAACCACTCAGTTTCTATACTTATAGTCGATGACGATATCAATTACAGAAAAATTCTCTCCGATTTTTTAAAAAACGAAGGTTATGACGTTGATTCCGCAAATTCGGCCGAAGAAGCTATAGACAGATTGGAAAAAGATTTTTTTAATATTATTATATCGGATTTAAAACTTCCCGGAAAAACGGGCATAGAATTATTAAAAACCGTAAAGTCAAGGTCGGAAGACATAGAGATTATAATTCTTACCGCATTCGGCAGTGTCGATTCGGCGGTATCGGCTTTGAAAATCGGGGCATGCGACTATTTAGTAAAACCTTTAAGTCTAGAAGAGCTCAGTATAACCTTAAAAAAACTGGTAGAAAAATTACAGCTTAAAAATTACGCCTCTTATTTTAAGAGAGAAATATTTAAAAAATTTTTTATAGGAAAATCTAAAGCCGCCGCTAAGGTTATCGACGATATTACAGTAGCGGCAAAATCTAATTTAAACGTTTTAATATCGGGAGAATCAGGAACTGGCAAAGAACTTAGCGCAAATCTTCTACACAGGCTATCTTCAAGGAGGGATAAACCGTTTATAATAGTAGATTCCTGCAATTTGTCAGAAAATCTTTTCGAATCCGAACTGTTCGGACACGAAAGAGGTTCTTTTACTGGCGCAGATGTTCTTAAAAAAGGACTTCTTGAATATGCGGACAAAGGCACGCTGTTTATAGACGAAATAGGCGAAGTAAGCGGTATAATACAGGCTAAACTTTTAAGGATAATAGATACTAAAAGTTTCAGGAGGGTAGGTTCGTCGAAAAATATTTTTATTGATAGCAGAATTATAACGGCAACGAATAAAAATTTAAAAAAGATGGTAGAAGAGGGGAAATTCAGAGGAGATTTGTTTTACAGGATAAGCGGCTTTACTATAGAACTTCCGCCCTTAAGGGAAAGAAAAGAAGATATTCCTTATTTAGCGCACTACTTTATGACCAAAGAAAATAAAGTTCAGTATTCAAAACCTATTTCACAATCTGCGCTAAATAAGTTAATGGATTACGCTTGGCCTGGAAACGTAAGGGAACTGAAAAACGTAATAGAAAGGTCTATAGTTTTATCCGAAGGTAAAGAAGAAATTACGGACGACGCTATTCAAATAGAGATTGCCGGAAACAAGAATTTAAACTGCGGAGACGAGTTTGCAATGTTTGTAAAAAAAATACCAATTAAAGAAATAGAAGAGAAATACATAAGCTATCTTCTTTCCAAGGGGCATACGAGAGCTGAAATAGCCGATATTATAGGCGAAAGCGAAAGGTCGGTTTACAGGAAACTTGCCGGTATAAAAATTTAA
- the acs gene encoding acetate--CoA ligase: MSTFDSLSQEKDIFFPSKETLKNSYVEDYEKLHEYSINENEKFWDETAKQLSWFRHWDKVLDQSNPPFYKWFTGGKTNIAYNALDRHITTFRKNKLAIIWEGEDGTERVYTYFSLYKEVNKFANVLKSFGIKKGDTVTIYLPNIPEIAISMLACAKIGAIHSVVYAGFSAMALKDRILDAQSKLLITADGAFRGGKVVELKKIADEAVTKAPVVQTVIVVKRTCKEVFMDTSRDFYYDELMKLPIANPYLKTEELDAEDPLFILYTSGTTGKPKGILHVHGGYSVGTYITSKYVFNINDTDTYWCAADPGWITGHSYIIYGPLINGATTLMVEGSPYYPYPDRWWRIVEKHAVNIFYTSPTAIRGVMRFGENWPNRHNLSSLKILGSVGEPINPEVWRWYYKHIGKEKCPIMDTWWQTESGMFLITPVPSLPLKPGSCGKPFLGIDADIFDENGNSVKEPDKGGYLVIKKPWPSMMRTIYKDENRYKETYFSKFNGVYLAGDTAKKDKEGYFYVMGRIDDVIKVSGYRLGTAEIESALITHEAVAESAVIGKPHDVKGNSIKAFVVLKPGIDKTDALMDDIKANVGKTLGPIAKPDEIEFVDSLPKTRSGKIMRRVLKAREMGISEGDLSTIEED, encoded by the coding sequence ATGAGTACTTTTGACAGTCTGTCTCAGGAGAAGGATATCTTTTTTCCGTCTAAAGAAACATTAAAAAACAGTTATGTTGAAGATTATGAAAAACTTCATGAATATTCCATAAATGAAAACGAAAAATTCTGGGACGAGACTGCAAAACAGTTGTCATGGTTCAGACACTGGGATAAAGTGTTAGATCAATCAAATCCTCCTTTTTATAAATGGTTTACGGGAGGCAAAACCAATATAGCCTATAATGCTTTAGACAGGCATATAACGACGTTTAGAAAAAATAAGCTGGCGATAATATGGGAAGGCGAAGACGGTACAGAAAGGGTTTATACTTATTTCTCTTTATATAAAGAGGTAAATAAGTTTGCAAACGTTTTAAAAAGTTTTGGAATAAAAAAAGGCGATACGGTTACTATTTATCTTCCAAACATACCTGAAATCGCCATAAGCATGCTGGCATGCGCAAAAATAGGGGCAATACACAGCGTAGTTTATGCAGGTTTTTCGGCAATGGCTTTAAAAGACAGAATATTAGATGCTCAGAGTAAGCTGCTTATTACAGCAGATGGAGCCTTCCGGGGCGGTAAGGTCGTAGAGCTTAAAAAAATAGCCGACGAAGCGGTAACTAAAGCTCCGGTCGTTCAAACCGTTATCGTAGTAAAAAGAACCTGCAAAGAAGTTTTTATGGATACGTCGAGGGATTTTTATTACGACGAACTTATGAAACTGCCCATAGCTAACCCTTATCTTAAAACGGAAGAGCTTGATGCGGAAGATCCTCTTTTTATACTTTATACGTCGGGAACTACAGGAAAGCCTAAAGGCATATTGCATGTTCACGGCGGATATTCCGTAGGAACATATATAACTTCAAAATACGTTTTTAATATAAACGATACAGATACTTACTGGTGCGCCGCCGACCCGGGCTGGATAACGGGACATTCCTACATAATTTACGGACCTTTGATTAACGGAGCTACGACGCTTATGGTAGAAGGTTCGCCTTATTATCCTTACCCCGACAGATGGTGGAGGATAGTCGAAAAACACGCCGTAAATATATTTTATACTTCCCCTACCGCTATAAGAGGCGTTATGAGATTCGGGGAAAACTGGCCAAACAGGCATAATCTCAGTTCTCTTAAAATTCTCGGAAGCGTCGGCGAACCAATAAATCCTGAGGTTTGGCGCTGGTATTATAAGCACATAGGCAAAGAAAAATGTCCTATTATGGATACGTGGTGGCAGACCGAATCCGGTATGTTTCTTATAACGCCTGTGCCGTCTTTGCCTCTAAAGCCGGGCTCATGCGGAAAACCTTTTCTTGGAATAGACGCAGATATTTTCGACGAAAACGGCAATAGCGTCAAAGAACCTGACAAGGGCGGTTATTTGGTAATTAAAAAGCCTTGGCCTTCAATGATGAGGACTATTTATAAAGACGAAAACAGATATAAAGAAACTTATTTTTCTAAATTTAACGGCGTATATCTTGCAGGAGATACCGCAAAGAAAGATAAAGAAGGCTATTTTTACGTTATGGGCAGAATAGACGACGTCATTAAAGTTTCGGGATACAGGTTGGGAACAGCCGAGATAGAAAGCGCTTTAATTACCCACGAAGCGGTCGCGGAGTCTGCGGTAATAGGCAAGCCCCATGATGTTAAAGGCAATTCGATAAAGGCTTTCGTAGTGTTGAAGCCCGGCATAGATAAAACCGATGCTCTTATGGACGATATTAAAGCTAACGTCGGGAAAACGCTTGGCCCTATTGCAAAACCGGACGAGATTGAGTTCGTCGATTCTCTTCCTAAAACGAGAAGCGGTAAAATTATGAGAAGGGTTTTAAAAGCTAGGGAAATGGGCATAAGCGAAGGAGATTTATCGACCATCGAGGAAGATTAG
- a CDS encoding PAS domain-containing protein, protein MFKENADMPINAADILNNISDGIIVIDENYKIVYANKRFINDSDMPASEIIGGYCYKVSHFRDEPCDPLLESCSIEEVIKKGKTVKVIHGHYGRHGKEIAVEINSAPYTNEKTGKRYAVEVLRCLGNGSNAHLKFNLSQRLSEVGLLAEGVAHEINNPLNNILASIDMIKICAGNSELIQNKDIANIMKEGGCDIKKYFELMKDEIERCKDITKKLLTLSRPVSNAGDIVDVNNSIEETLALISFTAGKKNIMIKKNLAGNIPLISFSEAGLRQVLLNIGLNAVQAVREETGIVYFITKKIKDYIYIIIVDNGCGIAQEDIKKIFDPFFSKRKNSASTGLGLSISMSIVKSLGGSIEVRSKLDYGTKFTIKIPINKNFSENKEI, encoded by the coding sequence ATGTTTAAAGAAAATGCCGATATGCCGATAAATGCCGCCGATATTTTAAATAATATAAGCGACGGTATTATCGTTATAGACGAAAATTATAAAATAGTATATGCAAATAAGCGTTTTATAAATGATTCAGACATGCCGGCTTCCGAAATAATAGGAGGATATTGTTATAAGGTTAGTCATTTTAGGGATGAACCTTGCGATCCACTGCTTGAATCCTGCTCCATAGAAGAAGTTATTAAAAAAGGCAAGACCGTAAAAGTTATACACGGCCATTACGGAAGACACGGTAAGGAAATTGCCGTAGAGATAAATTCTGCACCTTATACGAACGAAAAAACCGGAAAAAGATATGCCGTAGAGGTTTTGAGATGCCTCGGAAACGGTTCCAACGCCCACTTAAAATTTAATCTTTCCCAGCGTTTGTCCGAAGTAGGACTTCTTGCGGAAGGAGTCGCTCATGAGATAAATAATCCGCTCAATAATATACTTGCATCTATAGACATGATAAAAATATGCGCCGGTAATTCCGAACTTATTCAAAATAAGGATATTGCAAATATAATGAAAGAAGGCGGATGCGATATAAAGAAATATTTTGAATTAATGAAGGATGAAATTGAAAGATGCAAAGATATTACAAAAAAACTCCTTACTTTATCCCGTCCGGTTTCCAATGCCGGCGATATAGTCGACGTAAACAATTCAATAGAAGAAACGCTTGCGCTTATTTCTTTCACGGCGGGGAAAAAGAATATTATGATAAAAAAGAACCTTGCCGGCAATATCCCGCTTATAAGTTTTTCAGAAGCCGGACTCAGGCAGGTTTTATTAAATATAGGTTTAAATGCCGTGCAAGCCGTTCGCGAAGAAACAGGAATAGTATATTTTATAACAAAAAAAATAAAAGATTATATTTATATAATAATAGTCGATAATGGCTGCGGTATCGCGCAGGAAGATATTAAAAAAATTTTCGACCCGTTTTTTTCTAAAAGAAAAAACTCTGCAAGCACAGGGCTTGGTCTGTCTATATCTATGAGCATTGTTAAATCTCTGGGCGGGTCAATAGAGGTCAGGTCAAAACTTGATTACGGAACCAAATTTACTATAAAAATTCCAATTAATAAAAATTTTTCGGAAAATAAAGAAATTTAA
- a CDS encoding dephospho-CoA kinase yields the protein MIKIGLTGSIGSGKTAVLNLFKDFGFLTVNLDEEAKKIYKKNSFEYKKIVDFFGNKILNKDYDIDRKILAGIIFSDISKKKILEDIVYPALRKNIEVFLAESGKSAAVIEGAVIIESGYYKNLDKLVVVTCDFSKRLMRSYKKFDIEDFVKRDENQLNQKGKIKKSDFIINNNFGFNFLIPQIEYFVKFLKNIYGDKLKSISINIPVSNKI from the coding sequence ATGATTAAAATAGGATTGACCGGCTCTATAGGCTCCGGCAAGACTGCCGTTCTTAATTTATTTAAGGATTTTGGTTTTTTAACGGTAAATCTTGACGAAGAGGCAAAAAAAATTTATAAAAAAAATAGCTTTGAGTATAAAAAAATTGTTGATTTTTTTGGAAATAAAATCTTAAATAAAGATTATGATATAGACCGTAAGATACTTGCCGGCATAATTTTTTCGGATATTTCAAAGAAAAAAATCTTAGAAGATATAGTTTATCCTGCTTTACGGAAAAATATAGAAGTATTTCTTGCCGAAAGCGGTAAAAGCGCAGCCGTTATTGAAGGAGCAGTTATCATAGAATCGGGATATTATAAAAATTTAGATAAATTAGTCGTAGTAACCTGCGATTTTTCAAAAAGGCTCATGCGGTCTTATAAAAAATTCGATATAGAAGACTTTGTAAAAAGAGATGAAAATCAATTGAATCAGAAGGGAAAAATTAAAAAATCAGATTTTATAATAAACAATAATTTCGGATTTAACTTTTTAATTCCTCAAATTGAATATTTTGTTAAATTTTTGAAAAATATATACGGAGATAAACTAAAATCTATCTCGATAAATATACCTGTTTCCAATAAGATATAA
- the pgeF gene encoding peptidoglycan editing factor PgeF has translation MIYKLNKNDLNLEEFGVKYGFLNGSIDFNPANPASGSARKEFLNIVSEDYLYEVKQTHGININVLDEKFKENEKNIRNFFDYGDADGVFTGRKGIVLCIRTADCVPVLFACFTGKTVAAVGAVHWGWKGTYGGIVRNALYIMTNRFNINAGSILAVIGPSICKKCYEVKEDFLNLFLKQNNLNIKFFKQNADEGKIFFDLKAYIKNELILNGLSGKNVYDINKCTLENEDFFSYRRNKTDKRQVSFISIAN, from the coding sequence ATGATTTATAAGTTAAATAAAAACGATTTGAATCTTGAAGAATTTGGCGTCAAATATGGTTTTCTGAACGGTTCTATCGATTTTAATCCTGCGAATCCTGCAAGCGGATCGGCAAGAAAAGAGTTTTTAAATATCGTTTCCGAAGATTATTTATATGAAGTCAAACAGACTCACGGTATAAATATTAACGTTTTAGACGAAAAATTTAAAGAAAACGAAAAAAATATACGCAATTTTTTTGATTACGGAGATGCAGACGGCGTTTTTACAGGACGGAAAGGCATAGTTTTGTGTATAAGGACGGCAGACTGCGTGCCGGTGCTTTTCGCATGCTTTACAGGAAAAACCGTTGCAGCCGTCGGCGCCGTGCATTGGGGTTGGAAAGGCACTTACGGCGGGATAGTAAGAAATGCCTTATATATAATGACGAACAGATTCAATATAAACGCAGGTTCAATTTTGGCAGTTATAGGTCCTTCGATATGTAAAAAATGCTATGAAGTTAAAGAAGATTTTTTGAATTTATTTTTAAAACAAAATAATTTAAATATTAAATTTTTTAAACAAAACGCCGATGAAGGTAAAATTTTTTTCGACTTAAAAGCATATATTAAAAATGAATTAATTTTAAACGGCTTAAGCGGCAAAAATGTTTACGACATAAATAAATGCACTCTTGAAAACGAAGATTTTTTTAGTTACAGACGCAATAAGACCGATAAAAGGCAGGTTTCTTTTATCTCGATAGCAAATTAA
- a CDS encoding transcription termination factor Rho, translated as MNIKELSVKKINELLQIAKDYNIEGASGMRKQDLIYALLQAETEKNQQAEKNGLISGEGVLEILPDQYGFLRSLEANYLHGPDDIYVSPSQIRKFGLRTGDTIRGIIRPPKDSERFYALLKVESINFEDPEIAKEKILFDNLTPLYPEEKINLEFDPKNMSTRLMDLLIPIGKGQRGLIVAPPRTGKTMLLKDIAHAINANHKEIFLMVLLIDERPEEVTDMQRSVNGEVISSTFDEPPQRHIQIAEIVIEKAKRLVEAGKDVVILLDSITRLARAYNVTIPSSGKVLSGGVDSNALHKPKRFFGAARNIEEGGSLTIIATALIDTGSRMDEVIFEEFKGTGNLEVNLDRKLSEKRIFPAIDINKSGTRKEELLVDKDHLKKVWILRKLLSTMDTPEAMEFLLDKIKNTKSNADFLNLMNQ; from the coding sequence ATGAACATTAAGGAGTTATCGGTAAAAAAAATTAACGAACTGCTGCAAATAGCCAAGGATTACAATATAGAAGGCGCATCTGGTATGCGCAAGCAGGATCTGATATACGCTCTGCTTCAAGCAGAAACTGAAAAGAATCAGCAGGCGGAAAAAAACGGATTGATTTCCGGAGAAGGAGTTTTAGAAATTCTACCTGATCAATACGGTTTTTTAAGATCGCTTGAAGCAAATTATCTTCATGGTCCTGACGATATCTATGTGTCTCCGTCGCAGATAAGAAAATTCGGATTAAGAACCGGCGATACTATACGCGGAATTATAAGGCCGCCCAAAGACAGCGAAAGATTTTATGCGCTTTTGAAAGTAGAGAGTATAAACTTCGAGGATCCGGAAATTGCGAAAGAAAAGATATTATTCGATAATTTGACGCCTTTATATCCCGAAGAAAAAATAAATCTTGAATTCGACCCGAAGAATATGTCTACAAGGCTTATGGATTTATTAATTCCTATAGGTAAAGGGCAAAGAGGGCTGATAGTCGCTCCTCCGAGAACAGGCAAGACCATGCTGCTTAAAGATATTGCGCACGCAATAAATGCGAATCACAAAGAGATTTTTCTTATGGTGCTTTTAATAGACGAAAGACCGGAAGAGGTTACCGATATGCAGAGATCGGTTAACGGAGAGGTTATAAGTTCAACTTTCGACGAACCGCCTCAGAGGCATATTCAAATTGCGGAAATTGTTATAGAAAAAGCAAAAAGATTGGTGGAAGCAGGAAAGGACGTAGTTATTTTGCTTGACTCTATTACGAGGCTTGCAAGGGCATATAACGTTACTATACCGTCTTCGGGAAAAGTATTATCCGGAGGCGTAGATTCGAATGCGCTGCATAAACCTAAAAGATTTTTTGGAGCGGCAAGAAATATAGAAGAAGGCGGAAGCTTGACTATTATAGCTACGGCTTTAATAGACACCGGTTCAAGGATGGATGAAGTAATTTTTGAAGAATTCAAGGGAACGGGTAACCTTGAAGTCAATTTAGATAGAAAACTTTCTGAAAAAAGAATTTTTCCGGCAATAGATATAAATAAATCAGGCACGAGAAAAGAAGAACTTCTTGTAGATAAGGACCATTTAAAAAAGGTATGGATATTAAGAAAACTACTGTCAACTATGGATACTCCCGAAGCAATGGAGTTTTTGCTAGACAAAATAAAAAATACGAAATCCAACGCCGACTTTTTAAATTTAATGAATCAATGA
- a CDS encoding methyl-accepting chemotaxis protein encodes MNLSIIKKTSIKTKLIFLTTITSMLVLFALTYYALYFQNKMSVKTTSLDAIVTAKTMLSSLNAMMLNGTIANKSDRRQLFKIYRKIKGIKYFKLVRGNPVNKEFGPGLKQEMPKTKFDKEILASKKEIIKPFKKNGQEYLKIGVPFIAKKMSRGIDCLMCHTVKQGTVLGGVELVYSLKNAVDASNIFMRNMITISIIFIILFVIIIFLALKFIFEKPIRKLYDKLNEIVRGDGDLSKLIQMDYLENNEIKLRRSKACKLEENELKDRCWDVHQDRYGEEGSKICTSCNVFKNSVYDEITAVTNKFNKFIIDIREIVQSITEEAMTIVDVSTTIEGHVDEISAKAQEQAELATHVAAASEEMSQTIKEIAKNTQNVSSVAKEASDSAKSGFDIVEKSISGIKNVAVLTQQLGSLINGLEQSSFEIGEIISVINDIADQTNLLALNAAIEAARAGESGRGFAVVADEVRKLAERTVKATKEIAAKVQTMQQSTQNTKTSMDKTLSEVDLSVGYASKAGESLDSIEKNIVVLTDQISSIAAASEEQTAATNEISQNIETVSTLSVSNSEKSSNTAKEAASIYGELEKLIGILKKFKY; translated from the coding sequence ATGAATTTATCTATAATTAAGAAGACTTCTATTAAAACTAAACTTATTTTCCTAACTACGATAACATCTATGCTGGTGCTTTTTGCGCTAACTTATTATGCTTTATATTTTCAAAATAAGATGTCCGTAAAAACTACTTCTTTAGATGCGATAGTTACGGCAAAAACAATGCTTTCCAGTTTGAACGCCATGATGCTTAACGGTACCATTGCAAATAAATCCGACAGGCGCCAATTATTTAAAATATACAGGAAAATCAAGGGAATTAAATATTTTAAGTTAGTAAGGGGCAATCCCGTCAATAAAGAATTTGGACCCGGTTTAAAACAGGAGATGCCTAAAACTAAATTCGACAAAGAAATACTCGCCTCAAAAAAAGAGATAATAAAACCTTTCAAAAAAAACGGACAGGAATATTTAAAAATAGGCGTTCCTTTTATTGCAAAAAAGATGTCGAGGGGCATAGACTGCCTTATGTGCCATACCGTCAAGCAGGGAACCGTTTTAGGCGGCGTCGAACTTGTGTATTCTCTAAAAAACGCGGTTGACGCTTCGAATATTTTTATGAGAAATATGATTACTATTTCAATTATTTTCATTATTCTTTTTGTAATAATAATTTTTCTTGCTTTAAAATTTATTTTTGAAAAGCCTATAAGAAAACTTTATGACAAGCTTAACGAAATTGTCAGGGGCGATGGAGATTTAAGTAAGTTAATACAAATGGATTATTTGGAAAATAACGAAATTAAGCTTAGAAGAAGCAAAGCTTGCAAGCTAGAAGAAAATGAATTAAAAGACAGATGCTGGGATGTTCATCAAGATAGATATGGAGAAGAAGGCAGTAAAATTTGTACCAGTTGTAATGTTTTTAAAAATTCGGTTTATGACGAAATAACGGCTGTTACCAATAAATTTAATAAATTTATTATAGATATAAGGGAAATAGTGCAGTCTATTACCGAAGAAGCTATGACAATAGTAGACGTAAGCACAACTATAGAGGGGCACGTAGATGAAATAAGTGCTAAAGCCCAGGAGCAGGCGGAGCTTGCAACCCATGTTGCGGCGGCTTCGGAAGAAATGTCGCAGACCATTAAGGAAATTGCAAAAAATACCCAGAATGTAAGTTCCGTTGCAAAAGAAGCATCCGACAGCGCAAAGAGCGGTTTCGATATAGTAGAAAAATCAATATCCGGCATTAAAAATGTTGCCGTGCTTACTCAGCAACTTGGCAGTTTGATAAACGGATTAGAGCAGAGTTCCTTTGAAATAGGGGAAATAATATCGGTTATTAACGATATAGCCGACCAGACTAATCTGCTTGCTCTTAATGCCGCTATAGAGGCTGCCCGCGCCGGAGAATCCGGCAGGGGATTTGCCGTAGTAGCGGACGAAGTACGAAAATTAGCCGAAAGAACCGTGAAGGCCACAAAAGAAATAGCAGCGAAAGTCCAGACGATGCAGCAAAGCACTCAAAATACTAAAACTTCTATGGATAAGACTTTAAGCGAAGTAGATTTATCGGTCGGTTATGCTTCAAAAGCCGGAGAATCGCTTGACAGCATAGAAAAAAATATTGTGGTTTTAACGGACCAGATAAGTTCCATAGCCGCCGCTTCGGAAGAGCAGACTGCGGCTACCAACGAGATTTCCCAGAATATCGAGACGGTTTCCACTCTGTCGGTGTCTAATTCCGAAAAATCTTCTAATACGGCAAAGGAGGCTGCTTCTATTTACGGAGAACTCGAAAAATTAATCGGTATATTAAAGAAATTTAAATATTAA